The following nucleotide sequence is from Streptomyces sp. HUAS CB01.
CCCGCCGGGGCACCGAGCACGGCTCGGACTAGGCACCCAACGCTGGGTCGTGGAGCGCGCCATCGCCCATCTGCACTGGTTCCGCCGCCTGCGAATCCGTTGGGAGATCCGTGACGACATCCACGAAGCCTTCCTCACCCTCGGATGCGCACTCATCTGCTGGAGGCGGCTCGCATCAATGCCGCCGACAGAGTGATGCACGGAGCTGTGAACCCTGGTCACGGCGGTCCGCCGGGTGCCGCTACGATCCCGCTCCATGGACAACGAGGAGCCGGAGTCGGCACCGGTGTCGGCCGGTGTCGAGCTGGTCTATCTGCCGACCCGAGCCGACATGGCCGAGGCGCTGCACGCACGGTCTGGTTCCCCCGCACACTGGTGGCGTATTCCGTTGATCGCAGGACTGATCACGGCGGCCGTTCTCGTGGTTCTCCTGACGCTCGCGGCACCCAAGGGCGTGACCGTGCTGGTGGCCGCAGTCCTGTGCTCAGTTTTGGGGAGCCTCGTGGGCGGGTGGGTGAACCAGCTGTACCGAGTGCGACAGATGACCAGGTATGCCCGTTCCCAGGGCGAGTACACCATGCGGGCGGACGACAACGGCATACACGCCGCCACGGCACTTGTGGAGACCACGATCCCGTGGGCGTCGTTCCGCCACTACATCGAGACGGCGAGCCTCTTCATACTGGTCATCGACGACACGGTGGGCGGAATGGCCCTCCTGCCGAAGCGCGGACTGCGCGACGGAGCGGACATCGACAGGATACGTACAGTCGTCTCGCGGCATCTCGCACCGCGTCCGTCCAGCGGCTGATCAGGCGGCGACACCCCGCGCCAGCCCCGGTGCTTGGACTCCCGCCGACCCGGAACCGACTGGGCTCTGTGAGCCCGGATGAGCTTGTTCTTTAAGGTGTGACCTCGAACGACGCTCCGAACGTGATCGCTCGTACGGGGATTGTGGGGACGTGAACACGGCCTCCGTCTGATCCTGTGCTCCGACGAAAGAGGCACTTGACCAGTACGAAGGCCGTGGGGGAATGAGTCTGCTGCATCACGATGTCAGGCAAGAAGCGTTCGCGGTGGCTTCACACTTCCGGGACGACTTCTTCGATTGCCTGACCGGGCGCGGGGACGCGCTGTTCGAGTTGACCGACGCGTTGTTGTGCGCGGATGGTTCCGTGACCACGCCGGTGGATCTGACGTTGACGGCCGAGCATCGACGCGGGCACGGTGCGATGTACGACGCGCTGAACCGGGGGAACGTGGATGTGCCGCGGTTGCGGCAGGTGCTGGCGGGGCTGCCGCAACCCGAGGCCACCGACGGGCGCTTGGTCCTGGCGGTGGATGTCACCCACTGGCTCCGACCCGACGCGCCGACCAGTCCGGACCGCTTGTTCTGTCACGTCTACGGCCGCAGCGGCCGGTCCTCGGATCAGTTCGTGCCCGGCTGGCCCTACTCGTTCGTCGCCGCTTTGGAGTCGGGCCGGACCTCATGGTGCCAGATCCTGGACGGGCTACGGCTCGGGCCGACCGATGACGTCGCCGAGGTCACCGCGGCCCAGGTCCGTCGTGTGGTCGAGAACCTCATCGACATGGGCCGCTGGACGGTGGGCGACCGCGACATCCTGGTCGTCTTCGACGCCGGCTACGACGCCCCACGCATGGCCTACCTGCTGGAAGGACTGCCTGTGGAGGTGCTGGGGCGGATGCGCACGGACCGCGTGATGCGCAAGCCCGTCCCGGTTCCGTGGGTCTCGCCGCCACAGGGCGGGCGG
It contains:
- a CDS encoding YcxB family protein, translated to MDNEEPESAPVSAGVELVYLPTRADMAEALHARSGSPAHWWRIPLIAGLITAAVLVVLLTLAAPKGVTVLVAAVLCSVLGSLVGGWVNQLYRVRQMTRYARSQGEYTMRADDNGIHAATALVETTIPWASFRHYIETASLFILVIDDTVGGMALLPKRGLRDGADIDRIRTVVSRHLAPRPSSG